The window ATCATGTTGCGTATAAGTGGTGGTGATAACACTtgctttttaaattttttaattacatttttaatatatttataaaaaaaattgaaaaaaaaaacaaccacacaagaaatagataaaaataagcATATATAACGGCAGCATATAAGAGAAGTGCCATTTCAGAAGCCGCCAGTAAAGGCATCAGAGACCGGCGCAGCGACAATATTGCAGATAACCCCAACGGTTAGAGCCATTAAAATGccaaacattcttcttcctATGCTCGGAGTGGACTCTTGAACCTGACCTTGATGGTTTGTATATCCATGATTGTAATAAGGATGATAATACTGAGAAGGGTGATAATGCGGTTGTGGCCCATAACACCTCTGCTGAATTGTTGCTACTGACGCTGCAGACGTATTAACACTTTCCATGTGAACATCTAAACCACATGGGCTACACTTGTACCGCCAAGACCTGATTGCACCGCTGCAAACCTTGCACGTGCGGCTCGCTCCCCAGTGACTCAACTCTAAAGGATGAGCGGAGTGAGGCACGTGTCTCACGCGCTGAGGCAGCTGTGTGCAGAGTGGATGGACGTCGAAGCCACAATGATGGCATTGGTAAAAGAGCCCTTCGGCTGGTTCGTCGCAGATGTTGCACATACGTTTTTCATGGTGCGTTTGCTCTGGTCCTCTAAAGACTAGTTTGAGCTCGTGTTGTGGGTGGATGAAGCTGAAGAGAGTAGGGGAGCACGTAGCGCAGTGTTCGTGAAGATTGTAGTCGCACCAGGAGCAACGGTAGGTCTTCCCAAAGCCAAAAGTTTTGCAGCCACCGCATGTGAACTCGCCATATCCGTCAACCTTCGTTAATGGATGAATATGGGTGAAATGATGGAGTGTGTGCTGGTCTGGCCTTGACGAAGACATCTCgtagctctttttttttttgttcttgttcttgagaATCGTTTAGATTTGAGAGAATGCGAGGTGCTTTAAAAAGATCTGGTTGTTAGACTACTTgtgtataaattttgtttagacAATATCAAACAAATAATAGTGTCTTTGTTTAGTTGTGGTTACAAATTTATAAACTTTTGTTTAGTTGTCCAAGAATAATAATTCTAGAAACTCTGAGATCGTGGTAGAGCAGTCATTGACTTTGGCTACTTGACTGGCCATAATGaccatatattaatttatggtcAATGTAACCActatttttgctttttttttttatatctgaGGAGTTGTTTGATGTAAGAAACACCTAGGAGATTTGTGTATAATCAATGTGTGTACAATCTTTTTTTAGTCGAAGACGTAGACCATAGCTAAATTTGTTGTTTGGGAATCAGCTTTTACTCCATGGTTGTTCTTATATCTTCCATGTGCTTG of the Brassica rapa cultivar Chiifu-401-42 chromosome A03, CAAS_Brap_v3.01, whole genome shotgun sequence genome contains:
- the LOC103857738 gene encoding uncharacterized protein LOC103857738 gives rise to the protein MSSSRPDQHTLHHFTHIHPLTKVDGYGEFTCGGCKTFGFGKTYRCSWCDYNLHEHCATCSPTLFSFIHPQHELKLVFRGPEQTHHEKRMCNICDEPAEGLFYQCHHCGFDVHPLCTQLPQRVRHVPHSAHPLELSHWGASRTCKVCSGAIRSWRYKCSPCGLDVHMESVNTSAASVATIQQRCYGPQPHYHPSQYYHPYYNHGYTNHQGQVQESTPSIGRRMFGILMALTVGVICNIVAAPVSDAFTGGF